Proteins encoded within one genomic window of Citricoccus muralis:
- a CDS encoding zinc ribbon domain-containing protein, with protein MALTATLEEQQRLLELQRLDSDTDAARAQMGRLRSDEQLRELKTQANAIAAEETELSGAADTARTELATAEERVERTQARRDQTRSRLDAGQGGAKELQNMGHELETLESLLQDHEEQQLAAMENAETAEDALTAASTRLAAVRDHVSAREQHVQAELQEVAGRGKALLAQRAELAALLPETLIAAYERARERNGGIGAARLEGNISGASGMALSPVELEAIQALEPTEVARCPETDALLIRP; from the coding sequence ACTGCAGCGCCTCGATTCCGACACCGACGCTGCCCGGGCTCAGATGGGGCGCCTGCGCTCGGACGAGCAATTACGGGAGCTCAAAACCCAGGCGAATGCGATCGCGGCCGAAGAAACCGAACTCTCCGGTGCCGCAGACACCGCACGAACGGAGCTGGCCACTGCCGAAGAACGCGTCGAACGCACCCAGGCCCGACGCGACCAGACCCGCTCGCGCCTCGACGCCGGACAGGGTGGCGCCAAGGAACTGCAGAACATGGGACATGAACTGGAAACCCTCGAGTCGCTATTGCAGGACCACGAGGAGCAACAACTTGCTGCGATGGAGAACGCCGAAACAGCCGAGGACGCGCTGACTGCGGCCAGCACCCGCCTCGCCGCCGTCCGCGACCACGTGAGTGCGCGGGAGCAACACGTCCAAGCAGAACTGCAGGAGGTTGCTGGTCGCGGCAAGGCACTGCTCGCCCAGCGCGCAGAACTAGCCGCCTTGCTGCCCGAAACTTTGATAGCTGCCTATGAACGGGCGCGTGAGCGTAACGGTGGGATCGGTGCTGCACGGCTGGAAGGCAACATTTCGGGTGCCTCCGGTATGGCACTGTCACCGGTTGAGCTCGAAGCCATTCAGGCGCTGGAACCCACTGAAGTGGCCCGGTGCCCCGAAACCGACGCGCTGCTGATCCGCCCGTGA
- a CDS encoding reverse transcriptase-like protein, whose protein sequence is MNPPTDAATAPTHLIVEADGGSRGNPGVAGYGALVRDPDSGELLAIDAAPLGIASNNVAEYSGLIAGLTMARDLNPNAMVRARLDSKLVVEQMTGRWKIKNADMKRLAMEAHAVLPAHQVSYEWIPREKNKDADLLSNEAMDAGAAGTAWVEADSALSVASSPNTPDTTASAPAAPPRRLGRLHHVEIWVPDLARARDTLGWLLTELGYEISGEWSEGTSYQGAGEYIVLEHGSDVTEAAHERRRPGMNHLAFYAGPREAVDALTEDAVQRGFTLMFPDRHPYAGGRRHYAAYLESPDGFEVELVAD, encoded by the coding sequence ATGAACCCTCCTACCGATGCCGCCACGGCACCGACGCACCTGATCGTAGAAGCCGACGGCGGCTCCCGCGGTAACCCCGGGGTGGCCGGCTACGGAGCCCTGGTTCGTGATCCGGACTCGGGCGAGTTGCTGGCCATCGATGCTGCTCCTTTGGGCATAGCCTCCAACAACGTCGCCGAATATTCGGGGCTGATTGCCGGGCTGACCATGGCGCGTGACCTTAATCCGAACGCCATGGTCCGGGCACGGCTGGACTCGAAGCTGGTGGTCGAGCAGATGACGGGGCGCTGGAAGATCAAGAACGCCGATATGAAGCGGTTGGCGATGGAAGCTCACGCGGTTCTGCCCGCCCATCAGGTCAGCTATGAATGGATCCCTCGGGAGAAGAATAAAGACGCCGACCTGCTCTCCAACGAGGCCATGGACGCCGGGGCAGCGGGCACCGCATGGGTGGAAGCAGATTCAGCACTCAGCGTGGCGTCGTCGCCGAACACGCCGGACACCACGGCCAGCGCGCCCGCAGCACCACCGCGCCGACTCGGACGACTGCATCACGTGGAGATCTGGGTGCCAGACCTGGCCCGGGCCCGCGACACCCTGGGTTGGCTGTTGACCGAACTGGGCTATGAGATCAGTGGCGAATGGTCCGAGGGCACCAGCTACCAGGGGGCAGGGGAGTACATCGTGCTCGAGCATGGCTCCGACGTCACGGAGGCGGCACACGAGCGGCGCCGGCCAGGGATGAATCATCTTGCCTTCTACGCCGGACCCCGCGAAGCGGTCGACGCGCTGACCGAGGATGCCGTGCAGCGGGGCTTCACCCTGATGTTCCCGGATCGTCACCCCTACGCCGGGGGACGCCGTCACTACGCCGCTTACCTGGAGTCACCCGACGGTTTCGAGGTCGAACTCGTCGCCGACTAG
- a CDS encoding YaaA family protein, whose product MLILLPPSEGKSAPASGAPIDLDSLLLPQLSGERHTLMGTLESVSGTPGALKVLGVGASLAAEVEANLHLTTNPAAPAHQVYTGVLYDALDYASLSSAAKRRARSSVVIFSALFGATGVADRIPAYRLSTSAKLPAIGGLGAWWRPRLTPGLNLLASRSGVIVDCRSGGYAAQWKAPAPKTLAVDVFQMRDGEMKVVSHWAKHTRGRVARALLHADARRVRTPNAVVEYLNWVGSAENPDAEDRWSINHVPSQGSRPGVLRVVLPEEA is encoded by the coding sequence GTGCTGATTCTTCTCCCTCCGTCCGAAGGTAAATCTGCGCCCGCCTCGGGTGCTCCGATCGATCTCGACTCCTTGCTGTTGCCGCAGCTCAGCGGAGAACGCCACACCCTGATGGGCACGCTCGAATCGGTATCCGGTACCCCCGGTGCGCTCAAGGTGCTCGGGGTGGGCGCCTCGCTCGCCGCTGAGGTAGAGGCAAATCTTCACCTCACCACGAATCCAGCAGCCCCTGCTCACCAGGTGTATACCGGTGTCCTCTACGACGCCCTGGATTATGCCAGCCTCTCCAGCGCCGCAAAGCGCCGGGCCCGGTCCTCCGTGGTCATCTTCTCTGCGCTCTTTGGTGCCACCGGAGTGGCCGACCGGATTCCCGCCTATCGGCTCTCGACGTCGGCGAAACTCCCGGCTATTGGAGGTTTGGGCGCCTGGTGGCGGCCGCGGCTGACCCCGGGGTTGAATCTGTTAGCGTCCCGGTCCGGAGTGATCGTGGACTGCCGGTCCGGCGGCTATGCGGCCCAGTGGAAGGCTCCGGCACCGAAGACCCTGGCTGTCGATGTGTTCCAGATGCGCGACGGCGAGATGAAGGTCGTCTCGCACTGGGCCAAGCACACTCGGGGTCGGGTGGCCCGCGCCCTGCTCCACGCCGATGCGCGCCGGGTGCGCACGCCCAACGCCGTCGTGGAATATCTGAACTGGGTAGGTAGCGCCGAGAACCCCGACGCCGAAGACCGCTGGAGCATCAACCATGTGCCCAGCCAGGGGTCCCGCCCGGGCGTGTTGCGGGTGGTTCTGCCCGAAGAGGCCTAG
- a CDS encoding heparinase II/III domain-containing protein translates to MTSAAEPHPGLDRTVGQRQSFGKHAERPAHAAQSTQKLLNGKLNLPPHPVWTGNLHDWAADPFGDRNWQFQFHALRWLNPVRWHGLDGDEAARAFWWATVESWADANIPAAQAPSSFAWVDMADGLRATELSLGVALVPAAQEARYRQILQYHRDWLADEQHLVGGNHGLFQHLGLLLTASVLRDRPGQELARDRLEAQLREAFDTQGINEEGSAAYHQSNLVWWTQAVARLRAEGLDLGPDADHRLERAGAVLAHLSLPFGQLPQIGDSVRAKVRTGLHPHTDFVATLGKSGTRPDQRVLHTERGLTVLRSGWGRHRALNRETHMVVRHGAELLRHSHQDRLSVHYATEGLRWLVDGGFHSYQHHDPVRDFLRSRSGHNVPMFPDLPYRSPDEVPVVRCRFSDDVDELLLLDDGHTAAMLTRRIVYCSGPDCLLVIDHGRSAVPTALIQPWLVEIGATVEQHPDQNRVVLSGTVNARQPRVHLQWLCPVDLDVHRAVEAEKTEAGDLRGWIGTRWKTQEPSTVVTASASGWETTLAVAISPELEEPLEITREDTETACDQEFSLRLRRGDRSWILALDVTGATLQTLTG, encoded by the coding sequence ATGACTTCCGCCGCTGAGCCCCACCCTGGCCTGGACCGCACCGTCGGGCAGCGCCAATCTTTCGGCAAGCACGCCGAACGGCCGGCCCACGCCGCACAGAGCACTCAGAAACTGCTGAACGGGAAGCTGAATCTGCCCCCGCACCCCGTCTGGACGGGCAATCTGCACGATTGGGCTGCGGATCCTTTCGGGGACCGGAACTGGCAATTTCAGTTCCATGCGCTGCGCTGGTTGAACCCGGTGCGCTGGCACGGACTCGACGGCGACGAGGCGGCCCGGGCGTTCTGGTGGGCGACCGTGGAATCGTGGGCCGACGCGAATATTCCCGCCGCCCAGGCACCGTCGTCGTTTGCCTGGGTCGACATGGCGGATGGGCTCCGCGCCACGGAGCTCAGTCTGGGCGTGGCCCTGGTCCCCGCGGCACAGGAGGCACGGTACCGTCAGATTCTGCAATATCACCGTGACTGGCTTGCCGATGAACAGCACCTGGTGGGCGGCAACCACGGGCTCTTCCAACATCTGGGACTGCTGCTCACGGCTTCGGTGTTGCGTGATCGCCCCGGACAGGAACTGGCCCGCGACCGGTTAGAGGCGCAGTTGCGGGAAGCGTTCGACACCCAGGGGATCAATGAGGAGGGCTCAGCTGCCTACCATCAGTCCAACCTGGTGTGGTGGACACAGGCGGTGGCCCGACTCCGTGCCGAGGGGCTCGATCTGGGCCCCGACGCCGATCACCGTTTGGAACGCGCCGGGGCCGTGCTGGCCCACCTGAGTCTGCCGTTCGGTCAGCTCCCCCAGATCGGGGATTCGGTGCGAGCCAAAGTCCGCACCGGGCTGCATCCGCACACCGATTTCGTGGCGACCCTCGGCAAATCCGGCACCCGGCCGGACCAGCGCGTGCTGCACACAGAACGCGGGCTCACCGTGCTTCGCTCCGGCTGGGGACGGCATCGGGCGCTCAACCGGGAGACACATATGGTGGTACGCCATGGTGCCGAGTTGCTGCGGCATTCGCACCAGGACCGGCTCAGCGTCCACTACGCCACCGAGGGGTTGCGCTGGCTCGTCGACGGTGGGTTCCACAGCTATCAGCACCATGATCCGGTGCGTGATTTTCTGCGTTCCCGGTCTGGGCACAACGTGCCGATGTTCCCGGACCTGCCTTATCGTTCCCCGGATGAGGTTCCCGTGGTGCGCTGCAGGTTTTCCGACGACGTCGATGAACTGCTCTTGCTCGACGACGGCCACACGGCGGCGATGCTCACGCGTCGCATCGTGTACTGCTCAGGCCCGGACTGCCTGCTGGTGATCGACCACGGGCGCTCCGCCGTGCCCACCGCGCTCATCCAACCTTGGCTGGTGGAGATCGGTGCCACCGTGGAGCAGCACCCAGACCAGAACCGGGTGGTGCTAAGTGGCACGGTGAACGCCCGGCAACCCCGGGTGCATCTGCAGTGGCTATGCCCGGTGGACCTGGACGTGCACCGCGCCGTCGAGGCGGAGAAGACCGAAGCAGGCGACCTGCGCGGCTGGATCGGCACTCGGTGGAAAACCCAGGAACCCTCCACCGTGGTGACCGCGAGCGCCTCCGGCTGGGAAACGACCCTGGCGGTGGCGATCTCCCCGGAACTCGAAGAGCCGCTCGAGATCACCCGTGAGGACACAGAGACCGCGTGCGATCAGGAATTCTCGCTGCGGCTGCGGCGCGGGGATCGTAGCTGGATACTCGCCCTGGACGTGACGGGAGCGACGCTGCAGACGCTCACGGGCTGA
- a CDS encoding glyceraldehyde-3-phosphate dehydrogenase, with amino-acid sequence MADNTASPEGQLEAWSHREELAEKMVPLVGSLYRDHNVVTSIYGRTLVHQSVIDIIKAHRFARQIDEEMLPLEDTYPLVEALAEMNLGASSIDLALLNKKFKAVGGDVREFLNTELAEVAGGEGAGVDSTRDVVLYGFGRIGRLLARILLSHAGGGSSLRLRAIVVRKNSDDDLIKRASLLRRDSIHGPFDGTLSVDAANNTITANGTVIQVIYSSDPTTVDYTAYGINNAIVVDNTGRWRDEEGLDQHLQATGVSKVLLTAPGKGDIKNIVFGVNDGDIVESDSILSAASCTTNGITPVLKVLNDAYGIDHGHVETVHAYTNDQNLTDNFHKGSRRGRSAGLNMVLTETGAAKAVAKALPELKGKLSGNAIRVPTPNVSMAILNLELEQPTTAEDLNTLLRTESLTGELRAQIDYINSPEVVSSDFVGSNRAGVVDGLATIVNNGTHAIVYVWYDNEYGYSCQVVRVIEKMAGEDVPHFPRA; translated from the coding sequence GTGGCAGACAACACTGCATCACCTGAGGGCCAGCTCGAGGCGTGGAGCCATCGCGAGGAGCTGGCGGAGAAGATGGTCCCTCTGGTGGGATCCCTCTACCGCGACCATAACGTGGTGACCTCCATCTACGGGCGCACGCTGGTGCACCAGTCGGTGATCGATATCATCAAGGCACACCGATTCGCCCGTCAGATCGACGAGGAGATGCTGCCGCTCGAGGACACCTACCCGCTGGTGGAAGCCCTGGCTGAGATGAACCTCGGGGCCAGCTCCATCGACTTGGCTCTGCTGAACAAGAAGTTCAAAGCAGTGGGCGGCGATGTACGCGAGTTCCTGAACACTGAGCTGGCCGAGGTGGCCGGGGGCGAGGGCGCCGGTGTGGATTCCACCCGTGACGTTGTGCTCTACGGTTTCGGTCGCATCGGTCGTCTGCTCGCCCGCATTCTGCTCTCCCACGCCGGTGGCGGCTCCTCGCTGCGCCTGCGCGCGATCGTGGTGCGCAAGAACTCCGACGACGACCTGATCAAGCGTGCCTCGCTGCTGCGTCGTGATTCCATTCACGGTCCCTTCGACGGCACCCTCTCCGTGGATGCGGCGAACAACACCATCACCGCCAACGGCACCGTCATCCAGGTGATCTACTCCTCGGATCCGACCACCGTGGACTACACCGCCTACGGCATCAACAACGCCATCGTGGTGGACAACACCGGTCGCTGGCGCGATGAAGAAGGACTGGACCAGCACCTGCAGGCCACTGGTGTCTCCAAGGTGCTGCTGACCGCTCCCGGCAAGGGCGACATCAAGAACATCGTGTTCGGTGTCAACGACGGTGACATTGTCGAGTCCGACTCGATTCTCTCGGCGGCTTCGTGCACCACCAACGGCATCACCCCGGTGCTGAAGGTGCTCAACGACGCCTACGGGATCGATCACGGCCACGTGGAGACGGTGCACGCCTACACCAACGACCAAAACCTCACCGACAACTTCCACAAGGGTTCGCGCCGTGGACGTTCGGCGGGTCTGAACATGGTGCTCACCGAAACCGGTGCTGCCAAAGCCGTGGCAAAGGCACTGCCCGAGCTGAAGGGCAAGCTCTCCGGCAATGCGATCCGCGTGCCTACCCCGAACGTGTCGATGGCGATCCTGAACCTCGAACTGGAGCAGCCCACCACGGCCGAGGATCTGAACACGCTGCTGCGCACCGAGTCGCTGACCGGTGAACTGCGCGCCCAGATCGATTACATCAACTCACCCGAGGTCGTCTCCTCGGACTTTGTCGGCTCCAACCGCGCCGGCGTGGTGGACGGTCTGGCCACGATCGTGAACAACGGCACCCACGCCATTGTCTACGTCTGGTACGACAACGAGTACGGCTACTCCTGCCAAGTGGTCCGTGTCATTGAGAAGATGGCCGGCGAGGACGTTCCGCACTTCCCACGCGCCTAA
- the def gene encoding peptide deformylase, translating into MAYTPRIRPITIHGEPVLHRRASEVEEIDEHIRELVADMHLTQQAARGVGLAAPQVGVGLRIFTWAYEDTGEAPNQGEVINPVLTLLGKVSQESPDADSETEGCLSVPGYGFPLKRSDHVRLQGFTVDGEEIDFEAHGWFARIMQHEHDHLDGYLYVNRLKDKWARRWKKALRREGWNEAGRTWMPGVDADPFGHDDVDHEHDDVDTANAEESK; encoded by the coding sequence ATGGCGTATACGCCGCGCATCCGCCCCATCACCATTCACGGTGAGCCCGTCCTGCACCGCCGTGCCTCGGAGGTGGAGGAGATCGACGAGCACATCCGTGAGCTCGTGGCGGACATGCACCTCACGCAGCAGGCTGCCCGCGGTGTGGGTCTGGCCGCACCTCAAGTGGGTGTGGGACTGCGCATTTTCACCTGGGCTTACGAAGACACGGGCGAGGCGCCGAACCAGGGCGAGGTCATCAACCCGGTGCTCACGCTCTTGGGCAAGGTCTCCCAGGAGTCCCCTGACGCCGACTCCGAAACCGAGGGGTGCTTGTCCGTGCCCGGCTATGGTTTCCCTCTGAAACGCTCGGACCACGTACGGCTCCAAGGATTCACCGTCGACGGAGAGGAGATCGATTTCGAGGCGCACGGCTGGTTCGCCCGGATCATGCAGCACGAACACGATCATCTCGACGGCTACCTCTACGTCAACCGGCTCAAGGACAAGTGGGCGCGGCGCTGGAAAAAGGCGCTGCGGCGCGAGGGCTGGAATGAGGCGGGGCGGACGTGGATGCCCGGTGTGGACGCGGATCCCTTCGGACACGACGACGTCGACCACGAACACGACGACGTTGATACTGCCAACGCAGAGGAATCGAAATAG
- a CDS encoding antibiotic biosynthesis monooxygenase family protein — protein sequence MSVVKINVLTVPEGQGAELERRFAARRNEVSTVTGFVGFQLLRPVEGEDRYYVVTQFDTEENYQEWLAHRHNAQGESGPRPTPISTMATTMAFEIVDLEALASE from the coding sequence ATGTCCGTGGTCAAGATCAACGTCCTCACCGTTCCGGAAGGACAGGGAGCCGAGTTGGAGCGCCGCTTCGCCGCCCGCCGCAATGAAGTCAGCACGGTCACCGGTTTCGTAGGCTTCCAGCTGTTGCGCCCGGTCGAAGGTGAAGACCGCTATTACGTGGTCACCCAGTTCGACACCGAGGAGAACTACCAGGAATGGCTGGCCCACCGCCACAACGCCCAGGGTGAGTCCGGGCCCCGCCCCACCCCGATCTCCACTATGGCCACCACCATGGCGTTTGAAATCGTGGACCTGGAAGCGCTTGCCTCCGAGTAA
- a CDS encoding multidrug effflux MFS transporter, translating into MTPTSDHGMKSDDAGQRGLGPGLLTLLGFLAAVGPFATDMYLASFTDIASSLGAPASSVQLTLTAFMAGIASGQLIHGPLSDRLGRRPVLLTAMLLFALTSILMVFSPNIEVFMALRVVQGFAGAAGIVLARAIAVDLSSGGTAVRALSLISTVVSVAPLIAPLVGGAVATFFGWRGVLAVLAVIATLMFLVTLVGVPETVPAHDRRTGGLGAMYRPMWDLVRVRFYVAHVGAFAMVFVAIMSYVAASPFVGQRILGMNEIQYGMSFAAGATALIMANLINARVAPRTGPARMLLLGNVLALSAGSAMALLVFIDTLSIPTFIACAFLLSGGAGLVMSNASALAFTVTTRSTRGAGAALMGASQFILGGIATPLVGLGGEETAVPMVVCILFGVVVSLLLTLIARGGRRPAPVGPHS; encoded by the coding sequence ATGACGCCGACGTCCGATCACGGGATGAAGTCCGACGACGCCGGTCAGCGGGGCCTGGGACCGGGACTACTGACCCTGCTGGGCTTCCTCGCTGCTGTGGGTCCCTTCGCCACCGACATGTACCTGGCGTCGTTCACGGATATCGCCAGCTCGCTGGGGGCTCCGGCGTCGTCGGTACAGCTCACCCTCACCGCGTTTATGGCCGGTATCGCCAGCGGACAGCTGATCCACGGGCCGCTCTCGGACCGGCTGGGGCGCCGGCCGGTGTTGCTCACCGCCATGCTGCTGTTCGCCCTGACCTCCATCCTGATGGTGTTTTCCCCGAACATCGAAGTGTTCATGGCGCTGCGAGTGGTGCAGGGCTTCGCCGGTGCAGCCGGGATCGTGCTGGCCCGAGCCATCGCGGTCGATCTGAGTTCCGGCGGCACCGCGGTGCGCGCGTTGAGCCTCATCTCCACTGTCGTCAGTGTGGCGCCGCTCATCGCACCCCTGGTGGGTGGTGCGGTCGCCACGTTCTTCGGCTGGCGCGGCGTGCTGGCGGTGCTCGCGGTGATCGCAACCCTGATGTTCCTCGTTACTCTTGTCGGCGTCCCCGAAACCGTGCCCGCCCACGATCGGCGCACCGGTGGGCTGGGGGCGATGTACCGGCCGATGTGGGATCTGGTCCGTGTGCGGTTCTATGTGGCCCACGTCGGCGCCTTCGCCATGGTGTTCGTGGCCATCATGTCTTATGTCGCCGCATCGCCCTTCGTCGGACAACGGATCCTGGGCATGAACGAGATCCAGTACGGCATGTCCTTCGCCGCCGGAGCCACCGCGCTAATCATGGCCAACCTCATCAACGCCCGCGTTGCTCCTCGCACGGGTCCGGCGCGCATGCTGCTGCTGGGTAATGTCCTCGCGCTGAGCGCCGGAAGCGCGATGGCGCTGCTGGTATTCATCGACACGCTGAGCATCCCCACCTTCATCGCCTGCGCCTTCCTCCTGAGCGGTGGAGCCGGACTGGTGATGTCCAATGCCTCCGCCCTGGCATTTACCGTCACGACCCGTTCCACTCGCGGTGCAGGTGCCGCACTCATGGGTGCCTCGCAGTTCATTTTGGGCGGTATTGCCACCCCGCTGGTGGGCCTGGGCGGGGAAGAGACCGCGGTGCCGATGGTCGTGTGCATCTTGTTTGGCGTTGTGGTGTCTCTGTTGTTGACCTTGATCGCCCGTGGGGGACGGCGGCCCGCGCCGGTCGGCCCCCATTCCTGA
- a CDS encoding transglycosylase domain-containing protein translates to MTSSQRRHGLVPIYGKIALFFGISALCGVLVAGFFLPWASTGATMAQGGNQILEENPAELEDASIGVPSRILASDGTEIATFYAENRQPVEINEIAEDLQHAVVAIEDERFYEHNGTDLRGIARAAASNLTSDTTQGASTITHQYVSQLILNADQLAGEDDLAMSGSTTVADRLNEARIAVDLEEEMSKDEILAGYLNIVLLGGRNYGVEAASQYLWGIPASELNLAQSALLAGLIQNPNGLNPEENPEGALERRDAVLEAMVRNDYITEAERDEASAQDLDLDIHQRSSGCQSAAFGPYVCDYVVRSIQGDEAFGDSVEEREALLNRGGLEITTTLDATLQQEADAEVARTVPADDPSGAGASLVTVQPGTGNIMAMAQNTTYSTADEAGATTLNFNVDQNMGGGNGFQAGSTLKPFVAAAWIDAGNSMTDTVDASRDEYEQGATFDAQCQPGGEVAIPDEDGWNISNAIEDMNKEMTVDYGLYWSINTSTVATLAELDVCDVTELTTDLGIHRADDGEPLNPANPSFVLGAEEVSPLTQASAFAAFAADGTYCRPRILSDVTDAAGNNYEVPAEDCTEAVDPDTVAQLNETLGLIASERVAEGEASFPMAGKTGTNNNESSTWFIGYTSGLATASWVGSYTELSSLAGVPINGTAHEDFWGSTLAAPQWLNYMNAVGEDHPTEEFTTPEESDFDDVDDLDRYDLDHDGSE, encoded by the coding sequence ATGACCTCGTCCCAGCGACGGCACGGCCTCGTGCCGATCTACGGGAAGATCGCGCTCTTTTTCGGTATCAGTGCCCTGTGTGGAGTGCTGGTGGCCGGGTTCTTCCTGCCGTGGGCTTCCACCGGTGCCACCATGGCCCAGGGCGGCAACCAGATTCTGGAGGAGAACCCGGCTGAACTCGAGGACGCCTCTATCGGTGTGCCTTCACGCATCCTGGCCTCCGACGGCACCGAGATCGCCACGTTCTATGCGGAGAACCGGCAACCCGTAGAGATCAACGAGATCGCCGAGGACCTGCAACACGCCGTCGTCGCGATTGAAGACGAGCGCTTCTACGAGCACAACGGAACCGACCTACGCGGCATCGCACGCGCTGCGGCGTCTAACCTCACCAGCGACACCACCCAGGGTGCGTCCACCATCACCCATCAGTACGTCAGCCAGCTCATCCTCAACGCCGACCAGTTGGCTGGCGAAGATGATCTCGCGATGTCCGGCTCCACCACGGTGGCCGATCGCCTCAACGAGGCCCGCATCGCCGTGGACCTCGAAGAGGAGATGAGCAAGGACGAGATCCTGGCCGGATACCTCAACATCGTCCTGCTGGGCGGCCGCAACTACGGCGTCGAAGCCGCCTCACAATACCTGTGGGGGATCCCGGCATCCGAATTGAATCTGGCCCAATCGGCCCTGCTGGCGGGCCTGATCCAGAACCCGAACGGCCTCAATCCGGAGGAAAATCCGGAAGGGGCATTGGAACGCCGGGACGCGGTATTAGAGGCCATGGTCCGCAACGACTACATCACCGAAGCCGAGCGTGATGAAGCATCCGCACAGGACCTCGACCTTGATATCCACCAGCGCTCCTCGGGGTGCCAATCGGCCGCTTTCGGACCGTACGTGTGCGACTACGTGGTCCGTTCCATCCAGGGCGACGAGGCTTTCGGGGACAGCGTCGAAGAGCGGGAGGCGCTGTTGAACCGTGGCGGCCTCGAGATCACCACCACACTCGATGCCACGTTGCAACAGGAAGCTGACGCTGAAGTTGCCAGGACCGTACCCGCCGATGATCCCTCCGGAGCTGGCGCCTCGCTGGTGACCGTGCAGCCGGGGACCGGCAACATCATGGCCATGGCGCAGAACACTACCTACTCCACCGCTGATGAGGCCGGCGCCACCACCTTGAACTTCAACGTGGACCAGAACATGGGCGGCGGTAACGGTTTCCAGGCAGGCTCCACCCTCAAGCCGTTCGTCGCGGCCGCCTGGATCGACGCCGGGAACTCCATGACGGACACCGTTGATGCCTCCCGCGATGAGTACGAGCAGGGCGCGACCTTCGACGCCCAGTGCCAGCCCGGGGGAGAGGTGGCGATTCCCGACGAAGATGGGTGGAACATCTCCAACGCCATCGAGGATATGAACAAGGAGATGACCGTCGACTACGGTCTCTACTGGTCGATCAACACCTCCACCGTGGCCACCCTGGCCGAACTCGATGTCTGTGATGTCACCGAGTTGACCACGGACCTCGGAATCCACCGGGCAGACGACGGCGAACCGTTGAACCCCGCCAACCCGTCCTTCGTGCTGGGTGCGGAAGAGGTTTCCCCGCTCACTCAAGCGTCTGCTTTTGCTGCGTTCGCCGCCGACGGCACCTACTGCCGCCCCCGGATTCTCAGCGATGTCACCGACGCCGCAGGAAATAACTACGAGGTCCCTGCCGAGGACTGCACCGAGGCCGTCGACCCCGACACCGTGGCCCAACTCAATGAAACTCTCGGGCTGATCGCTTCCGAGCGTGTGGCCGAAGGGGAGGCCTCGTTCCCGATGGCGGGCAAGACCGGTACCAACAATAATGAGTCCTCCACCTGGTTCATTGGCTACACCTCCGGCTTGGCCACCGCATCCTGGGTCGGCAGCTACACCGAACTGTCATCGCTGGCCGGAGTACCGATCAACGGCACCGCGCACGAGGACTTTTGGGGATCCACTCTGGCGGCACCGCAGTGGCTCAACTACATGAACGCGGTGGGCGAAGACCATCCCACGGAGGAGTTCACCACGCCAGAAGAATCGGACTTCGACGACGTCGACGATCTCGATCGCTATGACCTCGACCACGACGGCTCCGAATAG